In Pseudomonas asiatica, the following are encoded in one genomic region:
- a CDS encoding FAD-dependent oxidoreductase, giving the protein MPFALLKYGLSADYPVEVDLPPPCELKPRYDVVIIGGGGHGVAIAYYLAKYHGITNVAVLEKAYLGGGNTARNTAVIRSNYLTSEGVRFYAESVRMFQNLSNEFDFNIMYSERGQLTLAHTDATVRAFRQRAEVNKHFGGRTEMIDRQQIHELVPSLNLNPGHLPVLAGLWHIDGATARHDAVAWGYARQAAKRGVEIHQLTEVQDLLIRNGRIEAVKTNRGTVQCGCVVQAVAGVSSLLMAKAGIRAPIHTYPLQAMVTQPFKPFLDPLVSSSALHCYVQQTSRGEIVFGGGSDPYPLYNTRSTLDLKESLLAHAIEMFPFMANAKLMRQWAGITDMTPDYSPIMGLSPVHNYYLDAGWGTWGFKATPICGKTMAELVASGGKVPELIAPFALERFSRFQQVNEMGATAASH; this is encoded by the coding sequence ATGCCTTTCGCCCTGCTGAAATACGGCCTGAGCGCCGATTACCCGGTGGAGGTCGACCTGCCACCACCGTGCGAACTCAAGCCACGCTATGACGTGGTGATCATCGGCGGCGGCGGCCACGGCGTGGCCATCGCCTACTACCTGGCCAAGTACCACGGCATCACCAATGTCGCCGTGCTGGAAAAGGCCTACCTGGGCGGCGGCAATACTGCGCGCAACACAGCGGTGATCCGCTCCAACTACCTCACCAGTGAGGGTGTGCGCTTTTACGCAGAATCGGTGCGCATGTTCCAGAACCTGTCGAACGAGTTCGACTTCAACATCATGTATTCCGAGCGCGGTCAGCTCACCCTCGCGCACACCGACGCCACCGTGCGCGCCTTCCGCCAGCGCGCCGAGGTCAACAAGCATTTCGGTGGCCGCACGGAGATGATCGACCGCCAGCAGATCCACGAACTGGTGCCAAGCCTGAACCTGAACCCAGGCCACCTGCCGGTGCTGGCCGGCCTGTGGCACATCGACGGCGCCACCGCGCGCCACGACGCAGTGGCCTGGGGCTACGCCAGGCAGGCGGCCAAGCGCGGCGTCGAGATCCACCAGCTGACCGAAGTGCAGGACTTGCTGATCCGCAACGGGCGCATCGAGGCGGTGAAGACCAACCGTGGCACCGTGCAGTGCGGTTGCGTGGTGCAGGCCGTGGCCGGGGTCAGTTCGCTGCTGATGGCCAAGGCCGGCATTCGTGCGCCGATCCACACCTACCCGCTGCAGGCCATGGTCACCCAGCCGTTCAAGCCGTTTCTCGACCCACTGGTGAGCTCCTCGGCGCTGCACTGCTACGTGCAGCAGACCAGCCGCGGCGAGATCGTCTTTGGCGGCGGCTCCGACCCATACCCGCTGTACAACACCCGCTCCACCCTCGACCTCAAGGAGAGCCTGCTGGCACACGCCATCGAGATGTTCCCGTTCATGGCCAACGCCAAGCTGATGCGCCAGTGGGCCGGGATCACCGACATGACCCCGGACTACAGCCCGATCATGGGCCTGTCGCCGGTGCACAACTATTACCTGGACGCCGGCTGGGGCACCTGGGGTTTCAAGGCCACGCCGATCTGCGGCAAGACCATGGCCGAGCTGGTCGCCAGTGGCGGCAAGGTGCCGGAACTGATCGCACCCTTTGCCCTGGAGCGCTTCAGCCGCTTCCAGCAAGTCAACGAAATGGGCGCCACCGCGGCCAGCCACTAA
- a CDS encoding metal ABC transporter ATP-binding protein produces the protein MTAAANLVTACGPRIEFAGIDLTLGRTRILEQVSFNVAAGSVHAIVGPNGGGKSSLIKTLLGQMPHQGQLTLHWPGEREVIGYVPQALEFDRGLPMTVDDFMAAMCQRRPAFLGLSRRVQPAIDAALARVGMLDKRKRRMGALSGGERQRVLLAQGLIPEPQLLVLDEPMSALDEAGIQVFEQLLQGWRQAGTTVLWIEHDLEAVLRLADRVTGLSRQVLFDAPPAQALTPERLLGLFSVHPRSESLA, from the coding sequence ATGACCGCCGCCGCCAACCTGGTGACAGCCTGCGGGCCGCGCATCGAGTTTGCCGGCATCGACCTCACCCTGGGCCGCACCCGCATCCTCGAACAGGTCAGCTTCAACGTCGCCGCCGGCAGCGTGCATGCCATCGTCGGCCCCAACGGCGGCGGCAAGAGTTCGCTGATCAAGACCCTGCTCGGGCAGATGCCGCACCAGGGCCAGCTGACCCTGCACTGGCCCGGCGAACGCGAAGTGATCGGCTATGTGCCGCAGGCGCTGGAGTTCGACCGTGGCCTGCCGATGACCGTGGACGATTTCATGGCTGCCATGTGCCAGCGCCGCCCCGCCTTCCTCGGCCTGTCGCGCCGTGTGCAGCCGGCCATCGACGCAGCCTTGGCGCGGGTCGGCATGCTCGACAAGCGCAAACGGCGCATGGGCGCGCTTTCCGGTGGCGAACGCCAACGCGTGCTACTGGCCCAGGGCCTGATTCCCGAGCCGCAACTGCTGGTGCTGGACGAGCCGATGTCGGCCCTGGATGAAGCCGGCATCCAGGTGTTCGAACAACTGCTGCAGGGCTGGCGCCAGGCCGGCACCACCGTGCTGTGGATCGAACACGACCTGGAAGCCGTGCTGCGCCTGGCCGACCGGGTTACCGGCCTGAGCCGCCAGGTACTGTTCGACGCCCCGCCCGCCCAGGCCCTTACCCCAGAGCGCCTGCTCGGCCTGTTCTCCGTTCACCCGCGTAGCGAGAGCCTTGCCTGA
- a CDS encoding sarcosine oxidase subunit delta — protein MKILTCPLNGPRNISEFTYGGEFRHMPDPASCSDAEWADYVFNSDNLAGVVIEWWLHNASSYWFLAERHTVSDQVLRTFDPKELFDRRVDFTPAATPEIVG, from the coding sequence ATGAAGATCCTGACCTGCCCCTTGAACGGCCCGCGCAATATCAGCGAGTTCACCTACGGCGGCGAATTCAGGCATATGCCCGACCCGGCCAGCTGCAGCGATGCGGAATGGGCCGACTATGTGTTCAACAGCGACAACCTTGCCGGCGTGGTGATCGAATGGTGGCTGCACAACGCCTCCAGCTACTGGTTCCTGGCCGAACGCCACACGGTGAGCGACCAGGTGCTGCGCACCTTCGACCCGAAAGAACTGTTCGACCGCCGCGTCGACTTCACCCCCGCCGCCACCCCGGAGATTGTCGGATGA
- a CDS encoding metal ABC transporter substrate-binding protein, with protein sequence MLRSALALLLAIALPAQALADNGKPLRIGITLHPYYSYVSNIVGDKAEVVPLIPAGFNPHAYEPRAEDIKRIGTLDVVVLNGVGHDDFADRMIAASEKPDINTIEANQNVPLLAATGIAARGAGKVVNPHTFLSISTTIAQVNNIARELGKLDPDNAKLYTQNARAYAKRLRALRAEALAKVTEAPSATFRVATIHAAYDYLVRDFGLEVTAVVEPAHGIEPSPAQLKKTIDQLKALDVRVIFSEMDFPSAYVETIQRESGVRLYPLTHISYGEYTKDKYEVEMKRNLDTVVRAIQENRA encoded by the coding sequence ATGCTCCGCTCCGCCCTCGCCCTGCTCCTGGCCATTGCCCTGCCGGCACAGGCCCTGGCCGATAACGGCAAGCCCCTGCGTATCGGCATTACCCTGCACCCCTACTACAGCTATGTGAGCAACATCGTCGGCGACAAGGCCGAAGTGGTGCCGCTGATTCCGGCAGGGTTCAACCCCCATGCCTACGAGCCACGGGCCGAGGACATCAAGCGCATCGGTACCCTGGACGTGGTGGTACTGAACGGCGTCGGCCATGACGATTTCGCCGACCGCATGATCGCCGCCAGCGAGAAGCCCGACATAAACACCATCGAGGCCAACCAGAACGTACCCTTGCTGGCGGCCACCGGCATTGCCGCCCGCGGCGCCGGCAAGGTGGTCAACCCGCACACCTTCCTGTCGATCAGCACCACCATCGCCCAGGTCAACAACATCGCCCGCGAACTGGGCAAGCTCGACCCGGACAACGCCAAGCTGTACACGCAAAACGCCCGCGCCTATGCCAAGCGCCTGCGCGCACTGCGCGCCGAAGCACTGGCCAAGGTCACCGAGGCGCCCAGCGCCACCTTCCGGGTCGCCACTATCCATGCCGCCTACGACTACCTGGTACGTGACTTCGGCCTGGAGGTGACTGCGGTGGTCGAGCCAGCCCATGGCATCGAACCCAGCCCGGCCCAGCTGAAGAAGACCATCGACCAGCTCAAGGCGCTGGACGTGCGGGTGATCTTCTCGGAAATGGACTTCCCGTCGGCCTATGTCGAAACCATCCAGCGTGAATCCGGCGTGCGCCTGTACCCGCTGACGCACATTTCCTACGGCGAATACACCAAGGACAAGTACGAAGTGGAGATGAAGCGCAACCTCGACACCGTGGTCCGCGCCATCCAGGAGAACCGCGCATGA
- a CDS encoding metal ABC transporter permease, with product MSFEIFRQTVQDWATAGYLPEALAYGFVVNALLAGLMIGPVLGGLGTLVVVKRFAFFSEAVGHAALTGVAIGILLGEPYTGPFGSLFGYCLLFGILLNFLRNRTGLSPDTLIGVFLSVSLALGASLLLMLAGKINVHILENVLFGSVLTVSSQDLVVLGIVAVLVLALAVPLYNRIMLASFNPQLAAVRGVAVKTLDYLFVVLVTLVTVASVKVIGAILVGALLVIPAAAARLVSQSLKGFFFLSVLIATLSTLLGILLPIVFDLPVPSGAAIILVAGICFALAALARALVPRLQGNPA from the coding sequence ATGAGTTTTGAAATCTTTCGGCAAACGGTCCAGGACTGGGCCACTGCCGGCTACCTGCCCGAGGCGCTGGCCTACGGCTTCGTGGTCAACGCTTTGCTGGCCGGTTTGATGATCGGCCCGGTGCTGGGCGGCCTGGGCACCCTGGTGGTGGTCAAGCGCTTTGCCTTCTTCTCCGAGGCGGTCGGCCATGCCGCGCTGACCGGCGTGGCCATCGGCATCCTGCTGGGCGAGCCCTACACCGGCCCCTTCGGCAGCCTGTTCGGCTACTGCCTGCTGTTCGGCATCTTGCTCAACTTCCTGCGCAACCGCACCGGGCTGTCGCCGGACACGCTGATCGGCGTGTTCCTGTCGGTGTCGCTGGCGCTGGGTGCCAGCCTGCTGCTGATGCTGGCAGGCAAGATCAACGTGCACATCCTCGAGAACGTGCTGTTCGGCTCGGTGCTGACCGTCAGCAGCCAGGACCTGGTGGTGCTGGGCATCGTCGCGGTGCTGGTGCTGGCATTGGCAGTGCCGCTGTACAACCGCATCATGCTGGCCAGTTTCAACCCACAGCTGGCAGCCGTGCGCGGGGTGGCGGTGAAAACCCTGGACTACCTGTTCGTGGTGCTGGTGACCCTGGTCACCGTGGCCTCGGTGAAGGTGATCGGGGCGATCCTGGTCGGGGCGTTGCTGGTGATCCCCGCTGCCGCCGCACGCCTGGTCAGCCAGTCGCTGAAGGGCTTTTTCTTCCTGTCGGTGCTGATCGCCACGCTGAGCACGCTGCTGGGCATCCTGCTGCCGATCGTTTTCGACCTGCCGGTGCCGTCCGGCGCCGCGATCATCCTGGTCGCCGGCATCTGCTTCGCCCTGGCGGCGCTGGCCCGCGCCCTCGTCCCCCGCCTGCAAGGAAACCCGGCATGA
- a CDS encoding DUF6162 family protein — MSRAQVIRPAGAGHETLYVLLVSLLIVVLAIGVVLLRGEREDEQAIASHQIDARRDLTAAEQGLYTDLRVAFDEIQLLREENTAAPSVQALAEEGLPPFVVDAGSQSRGSHQWSWLETGAYLGRSQAPEVAGSLLLILPADSTGQADVWLRRDSAAVTPDDLGQAALIAAGWQQVVSHYDAGVTREHRH; from the coding sequence ATGAGCCGCGCCCAAGTGATTCGCCCGGCCGGCGCCGGGCACGAAACCCTGTACGTGCTGCTGGTCAGCCTGCTGATCGTGGTACTCGCCATCGGTGTGGTGCTGCTGCGCGGCGAACGCGAGGATGAACAGGCCATCGCCAGCCACCAGATAGACGCCCGTCGCGACCTGACCGCCGCCGAGCAAGGCCTGTACACCGACTTGCGGGTGGCCTTCGACGAAATCCAGCTGCTGCGTGAAGAGAACACCGCTGCGCCCAGCGTACAGGCACTTGCCGAGGAAGGCCTGCCACCGTTCGTGGTCGATGCCGGCAGCCAGAGCCGCGGCAGCCACCAATGGTCGTGGCTGGAGACCGGGGCCTACCTTGGCCGCAGCCAGGCCCCGGAAGTGGCCGGCAGCCTGCTGCTGATCCTGCCGGCCGACAGCACCGGCCAGGCCGATGTCTGGCTGCGCCGCGACAGCGCCGCCGTGACCCCGGACGACCTTGGCCAGGCCGCCCTGATCGCCGCCGGCTGGCAGCAGGTGGTCAGCCATTACGACGCCGGGGTCACCCGCGAACACCGTCATTGA
- a CDS encoding MbtH family protein has translation MTSVFDRDDIQFQVVVNHEEQYSIWPDYKAIPNGWRAVGKSGLKKDCLAYIDEVWTDMRPLSLRQKMAEAAAQ, from the coding sequence ATGACTTCCGTTTTCGACCGCGACGATATCCAGTTCCAGGTAGTGGTCAACCACGAAGAGCAATACTCGATCTGGCCCGACTACAAAGCCATCCCCAACGGCTGGCGTGCCGTAGGCAAGAGCGGCCTGAAAAAGGACTGCCTGGCCTACATCGATGAAGTCTGGACCGACATGCGCCCGCTGAGCCTGCGCCAGAAAATGGCCGAAGCCGCCGCCCAGTGA
- a CDS encoding thioesterase II family protein, translating to MTALNLLCLPYSGASAMVYSRWRRKLPTWLQVRPVELPGRGARIAEPLHTDMQALARQLAAEQRLAASTPYALLGHSLGALLAFELAHELQALGCPAPLALFACGTAAPTRREDYDGKNWREPKSDAELIGELRELQGTPEEVLANAELMSLTLPTLRADFLLCGTYAYRQRPALQCPLYVLGGMQDRASDEQLQAWRKETLGAFSLQMFPGGHFFIHEHEDRVLAALTASLQPLRLSA from the coding sequence GTGACTGCATTGAACCTGCTGTGCCTGCCGTATTCCGGGGCCAGCGCCATGGTCTACAGCCGCTGGCGGCGCAAGCTGCCGACGTGGCTGCAGGTGCGCCCGGTGGAACTGCCCGGGCGTGGTGCGCGCATTGCCGAGCCACTGCACACCGACATGCAGGCCCTGGCCCGGCAACTGGCTGCCGAACAGCGCCTGGCGGCCAGCACCCCCTACGCGCTGCTCGGCCATAGCCTTGGCGCCTTGCTGGCCTTCGAGCTGGCCCATGAGCTGCAAGCGCTGGGCTGCCCGGCGCCACTGGCCCTGTTTGCCTGCGGTACCGCAGCGCCGACCCGCCGCGAGGACTACGATGGCAAGAACTGGCGCGAGCCCAAGAGCGACGCCGAGTTGATCGGCGAGTTGCGCGAGCTTCAGGGCACGCCCGAGGAAGTGCTGGCCAACGCCGAGCTGATGAGCCTGACCTTGCCCACCCTGCGCGCCGACTTCCTGCTGTGTGGTACCTACGCCTACCGCCAGCGGCCGGCTTTGCAGTGCCCACTGTACGTGTTGGGCGGCATGCAGGACCGCGCCAGTGACGAGCAATTGCAGGCCTGGCGCAAGGAAACCCTCGGGGCGTTCTCGCTGCAGATGTTCCCAGGCGGCCACTTCTTCATCCATGAGCATGAAGACCGGGTGCTCGCTGCACTCACCGCGTCGCTGCAGCCGCTTCGGCTGTCCGCCTGA
- a CDS encoding DUF1615 domain-containing protein, with protein MALALLQGCAGRREEAPETDPAKVRAQLLRLLPAQAKDRDGWARDIQVAFEAQRIAPSKSNLCAVLAVTEQESTFNADPQVPNLGRIAREEIDRRAARLHIPKLLVDGALKAPSGNGKSYQQRLQAVRSEKQLSELYDEVIARVPLGKTLLGGLNPVHTGGPMQVSIDFAEKHARDYPYSHDGSIRQEVFTRRGGMYFGIAHLLGYSANYDRQLYRFADFNAGWYASRNAAFQAALSKVTGVTLALDGDLVAPGSIMPGTTEKAARKLGGKLGLRNPQIRSQLEQGDSLAFEDSKLYSGVFALADAAAGKPVPRAVLPGIQLKSPKITRKLTTAWFAGRVDERYQRCMKR; from the coding sequence ATGGCCCTGGCGCTGCTGCAAGGCTGCGCCGGGCGTCGTGAGGAAGCGCCCGAGACGGACCCGGCCAAGGTCCGCGCCCAACTGCTGCGGCTGTTACCCGCCCAGGCCAAGGACCGCGATGGCTGGGCCCGGGACATTCAGGTGGCGTTCGAGGCCCAGCGAATTGCCCCCAGCAAGAGCAACCTGTGCGCGGTGCTGGCGGTGACCGAGCAGGAATCGACCTTCAATGCCGACCCGCAAGTGCCCAACCTGGGGCGTATCGCCCGAGAGGAAATCGACCGCCGCGCTGCGCGCCTGCACATCCCCAAGCTGCTGGTCGACGGTGCACTGAAGGCGCCGTCGGGTAATGGCAAGAGCTACCAGCAACGTTTGCAGGCGGTGCGCAGCGAGAAGCAGCTGAGCGAACTGTACGACGAAGTCATCGCTCGCGTACCGCTGGGCAAGACCTTGCTGGGCGGGCTGAACCCGGTGCATACCGGAGGGCCGATGCAGGTCAGCATCGACTTTGCCGAAAAGCATGCGCGGGATTACCCCTACAGCCACGACGGCAGCATTCGCCAGGAAGTGTTCACCCGGCGCGGCGGCATGTATTTCGGTATCGCCCACTTGCTGGGCTATTCGGCCAACTACGATCGCCAGCTGTACCGCTTTGCCGATTTCAACGCGGGCTGGTACGCAAGCCGCAATGCGGCATTTCAGGCGGCACTGAGCAAGGTGACGGGGGTAACGCTGGCGCTGGATGGCGACCTGGTGGCGCCGGGCTCGATCATGCCCGGGACCACTGAAAAGGCGGCACGCAAACTGGGAGGAAAGCTGGGCCTGCGCAACCCGCAGATTCGCAGCCAGCTGGAGCAGGGCGATAGTCTGGCCTTCGAGGACAGCAAGCTGTACAGCGGGGTGTTCGCCCTTGCTGATGCTGCGGCCGGCAAGCCGGTGCCACGGGCGGTGCTGCCGGGGATCCAGCTGAAAAGCCCGAAGATCACCCGCAAGCTGACCACGGCGTGGTTTGCCGGGCGGGTGGATGAGCGTTATCAGCGGTGCATGAAGCGTTAA
- the folD gene encoding bifunctional methylenetetrahydrofolate dehydrogenase/methenyltetrahydrofolate cyclohydrolase FolD has protein sequence MNAIPSIKLIDGKATATRVLAEVREQVQELRQGGVQPGLAVVLVGADAASQVYVRNKVLRAEEVGIRSLEHRLPADTSQAELLTLIDRLNRDTEVNGILVQLPLPAHIDEHRILQAISPLKDVDGFHSENVGGLAQGRDVLTPCTPSGCMRLLRDACGELRGKHAVVVGRSNIVGKPMAALLLQADCTVTVVHSRSRDLPALCRQADILVAAVGKPRLIGADWLKPGAVVIDVGINRIDEGGHSRLVGDVDFAAALPQVAGITPVPGGVGPMTIAYLMKNTLLALDLQQQAAHQERTACLSPC, from the coding sequence ATGAACGCCATTCCCAGTATCAAGCTGATCGACGGCAAGGCTACCGCGACGCGGGTGCTGGCCGAGGTACGCGAGCAGGTGCAGGAGCTGCGCCAGGGCGGCGTGCAACCGGGCCTGGCGGTGGTGCTGGTCGGTGCCGACGCTGCCAGCCAGGTGTACGTGCGCAACAAGGTGCTGCGTGCCGAAGAGGTGGGCATCCGCTCGCTGGAGCATCGCCTGCCCGCAGACACCAGCCAGGCCGAGCTGCTGACCCTGATCGACCGCCTCAACCGCGACACCGAGGTCAACGGCATTCTCGTGCAATTGCCGTTGCCGGCCCATATCGACGAACACCGCATTCTCCAGGCGATCAGCCCACTGAAGGATGTGGACGGCTTCCACAGCGAGAACGTCGGCGGCCTGGCCCAGGGCCGCGATGTGCTCACCCCGTGCACGCCCAGCGGCTGCATGCGCCTGCTGCGCGATGCCTGTGGCGAACTGCGTGGCAAGCATGCGGTGGTGGTCGGCCGCTCGAACATCGTCGGCAAGCCCATGGCCGCCCTGCTGCTGCAGGCCGACTGCACGGTGACCGTGGTGCACTCGCGCAGCCGCGACCTGCCGGCCTTGTGCCGCCAGGCCGACATCCTGGTGGCCGCAGTGGGCAAGCCGCGGCTGATCGGTGCCGACTGGCTAAAGCCCGGCGCGGTGGTGATCGATGTCGGTATCAACCGCATCGACGAAGGCGGCCACAGCCGCCTGGTCGGCGATGTCGACTTCGCCGCCGCCCTGCCCCAGGTGGCCGGCATCACCCCGGTGCCCGGCGGCGTCGGCCCGATGACCATCGCCTACCTGATGAAAAACACCCTGCTCGCCCTCGACCTGCAACAACAGGCCGCCCACCAGGAGCGCACCGCATGCCTTTCGCCCTGCTGA
- the purU gene encoding formyltetrahydrofolate deformylase codes for MHPAPDHFILRVSCPAVSGIVAAVTTYLAEHGCYISEMAQFDDEDNGRFFMRAVFRYNTGVTGDTPQLEAGFADVAQRFDMQWSLHSSARPMRVLLMVSKFDHCLSDLLYRHAKGELDMQITAVVSNHLDLRPMAERQGIRFVYLPVSKDTKSEQEAALLRIVEDTGTELVVLARYMQILSDDLCRQLSGRAINIHHSFLPGFKGAKPYHQAYQRGVKLIGATAHYVTSDLDEGPIIEQEVQRVDHAYTPDDLVAIGRDTETIALSRAVKYHLEHRVFLNHDRTVIFK; via the coding sequence ATGCATCCCGCTCCCGATCACTTCATCCTGCGCGTCAGTTGCCCGGCCGTGTCCGGCATCGTCGCCGCGGTGACCACCTACCTGGCCGAGCACGGTTGCTACATCAGCGAGATGGCGCAGTTCGACGACGAGGACAACGGGCGCTTTTTCATGCGCGCGGTGTTCCGCTACAACACCGGTGTCACGGGTGACACACCGCAGCTGGAAGCCGGCTTCGCCGATGTCGCCCAGCGCTTCGACATGCAGTGGAGCCTGCACAGCAGTGCCCGGCCGATGCGCGTGCTGCTGATGGTGAGCAAGTTCGACCACTGCCTGTCCGACCTGCTGTACCGCCATGCCAAGGGCGAGCTGGACATGCAGATCACCGCCGTGGTCTCCAACCACCTGGACCTGCGCCCGATGGCCGAGCGCCAGGGCATCCGTTTCGTCTACCTGCCGGTCAGCAAGGACACCAAATCCGAACAGGAAGCCGCGCTGCTGCGCATCGTCGAGGACACCGGCACCGAACTGGTGGTGCTGGCGCGCTACATGCAGATCCTCTCCGACGACCTGTGCCGCCAGCTGTCAGGCCGGGCGATCAACATCCACCATTCGTTCCTGCCCGGTTTCAAAGGCGCCAAGCCTTATCACCAGGCCTACCAGCGCGGGGTGAAGCTGATCGGTGCCACCGCCCACTACGTCACCAGCGACCTGGACGAAGGCCCGATCATCGAGCAGGAAGTGCAGCGCGTGGACCATGCCTACACACCGGATGACCTGGTGGCCATCGGCCGCGACACCGAGACCATCGCCCTGTCCCGCGCCGTGAAATACCACCTGGAGCATCGGGTGTTCCTGAACCACGACCGCACGGTGATCTTCAAATGA
- a CDS encoding metal ABC transporter substrate-binding protein — translation MNLKRLTLALALAGLPSLSFATQVLTTLPVTHSLASALLEGTKVQLKRAAPANLPASRQPSYFSGRGGASLHKAAQQADAVIGVRSIWRDDPLYPMARRSNIRIVEIDAARPVDGALPGIAVSGDEAYGAYPWLNPTNFGRMADVVANDLERLAPGDKAQIQGNLAGLKRQLLELSASSQTRLAKVDNLTVVSLSERLGYLASGLNLDVVEQPLPAEWDATALKALGDNLKAQDVALVLDHRQPEAAVAEVIKASGAKLVVVESDPEDAFAGLKASVDRVVGALGES, via the coding sequence ATGAACCTGAAACGCCTGACCTTGGCCCTGGCACTGGCCGGCCTGCCGTCGCTGTCTTTCGCCACCCAAGTGCTGACCACCCTGCCCGTCACCCACAGCCTGGCCAGCGCCTTGCTCGAGGGCACCAAGGTGCAGCTCAAGCGTGCAGCACCCGCCAACCTGCCTGCCAGCCGCCAGCCTTCCTATTTCAGCGGTCGCGGTGGCGCCAGCCTGCACAAGGCCGCGCAGCAGGCCGACGCGGTGATCGGCGTGCGCTCGATCTGGCGTGACGACCCGCTGTACCCGATGGCCCGGCGTAGCAATATCCGGATCGTCGAAATCGACGCCGCACGGCCAGTGGATGGCGCGCTGCCGGGCATAGCGGTGAGCGGCGACGAGGCCTATGGCGCCTACCCCTGGCTCAACCCGACCAACTTCGGGCGCATGGCCGACGTGGTAGCCAATGACCTGGAGCGGTTGGCGCCGGGCGACAAGGCGCAGATCCAGGGCAACCTGGCCGGGCTCAAACGCCAGTTGCTGGAGCTTTCGGCCAGCAGCCAGACACGCTTGGCCAAGGTCGACAACCTGACGGTGGTGAGCCTGTCGGAACGGCTGGGTTATCTGGCCAGCGGGTTGAACCTGGACGTGGTCGAGCAGCCGCTGCCAGCCGAGTGGGATGCGACTGCGCTGAAGGCGCTAGGGGACAACCTGAAAGCGCAGGATGTGGCGCTGGTGCTGGACCATCGGCAGCCGGAAGCGGCTGTGGCCGAGGTGATCAAGGCGTCCGGGGCGAAGCTGGTGGTGGTGGAAAGTGACCCTGAGGATGCGTTTGCGGGGCTGAAAGCCAGCGTCGACCGTGTGGTTGGGGCATTGGGCGAAAGCTGA
- a CDS encoding hydrolase: MLIDPHKATLLVVDIQEKLIGAMSDPEGTRARARWLLAATNELELPTVISEQYPKGLGHTLAELLAAAPAAEVVEKSHFSCVAAECLPASLMAREQVIVCGMETHVCVLQTVLGLLALGKQVFVVEDACDSRTPASKAAGLARMRAAGAQVVTREMVLFELMGSASHPLFRHISKTYLVGEQP; the protein is encoded by the coding sequence ATGCTGATCGATCCCCACAAGGCCACGCTGCTGGTCGTCGACATCCAGGAAAAACTCATCGGCGCCATGAGCGACCCTGAAGGCACCCGCGCGCGGGCCCGATGGCTGCTGGCAGCGACGAACGAGCTGGAACTGCCGACGGTGATTTCCGAGCAGTACCCCAAGGGCCTGGGCCATACCTTGGCCGAACTGCTGGCCGCAGCGCCGGCCGCCGAGGTGGTGGAGAAAAGCCATTTTTCCTGCGTGGCCGCCGAGTGCCTGCCAGCAAGTCTGATGGCGCGCGAGCAAGTGATTGTCTGTGGCATGGAAACCCACGTCTGTGTGTTGCAGACCGTGCTTGGCCTGCTGGCACTGGGCAAGCAGGTGTTCGTGGTCGAGGATGCCTGTGATAGCCGTACGCCGGCGAGCAAGGCCGCAGGGCTGGCGCGCATGCGGGCCGCGGGGGCGCAGGTGGTGACCCGCGAAATGGTTCTGTTCGAGCTCATGGGCAGTGCCAGCCACCCGCTGTTCCGGCACATCAGCAAGACCTACCTGGTCGGTGAACAGCCCTGA